The stretch of DNA ATGAAGGGAATTCGATTCGCAGTGAGTTCATGCCGGTTGGTGCTGATGGCAGGATTGTTCTTTCCTTCAGTTTGCTCAATGCAGAGCCACAAGATTGGATATATGATTGGTATGGATTGTGAAATTGAGACTCCATTTCAGTGTTGTTTTAATGAGGttgttttatttcaatttttttttttctttcaaaaactaGCTATTGATGTTTTTTATAAATAGGAATTAATGTTCCATTTACTGACAGTGTAAAGAGTCACTGTCAGCAAATGAAAATACAATTAAGTGTCAGATTAGTATACCCTTTACAATAGTACCCATCATGATTTCTCACTTGCAATTTGATTGATTGGATAGTGTAAAACTTTTTAcattgcagagcatagaaattcaTCTTAGATGGATGATAAGTATTTATTTTGCTATGCTGTATCTAGATATGTTATTTATAAGTTAGGCACTCAGAATTCACATGTTTTAAGTGGTGACATAGAGGCTTTAACAGTTATTCTAGATCGTTGTTGAactgttcttttgcttttataTGTGTTGTCATGAATATTATTAGCTTAGTTTTCTTTGAAAGAGTTTCATCCTGAAGTTTCTGTGGTGATCTTAATATAGGAGTTTTCATGAAATTGACAAGACTCTGTTGCAACCTGTGATCCAAGCTTTGCAACCTATAGCAAACATAACGGTTGAAAGCCAGGTATAGCCTTTTATACATTTGATGGTTAAAAAGTCGTGGCATTGTTTAGATTTGAATGATTTTATTGTTCCTAATTGGCAGGTTTTATACTACACGCCAAAGTCTTCCTTTTCGTACTGGGATGATATACATGGAAGCCACATATTCAGTACCAAGGATCTTCCTTTCTTTGTATACATTCTCTTTGGTCTTGACTTATTTATAGTTTGTAGCAAATTTACCATTATTTAGTTCTAACTTTTAGACCCTTTCTACTTTTGTATCATTGGATAGATGATGTGCCTTTCTAcccaaaaatatttgatttgttgGCATAATTAGTGATTATCAGATAAAGTCACAGCGCTTTGATCATTTAGAAGTTCGTTTGTCTATTGAGTtatgcatatgtcttttgtagAGATGGTTCAACTTACGTGAGTTCTTTATCACTGCTAATGCATTAGAAAGTATATGCAGAACCTTGCaatttttcttgtagtatttACTTAATATCTATCTGAGatacaacaataataaatttgGTGATGTATTTGATGTAAATATTTTGATGTTGAACAGCTTAATTCAAATGAGTGGCATCTAGATACTTCAGTTGCAGCAGGAGGGAGATCTAAAGTATTGCAACTTGTGGTGTATACTCTTCAGCTCAATCCTAGATTTATTTACTTCTTTTCATAATCTAAGAATTCgtttcttcttttacttttgATAGCCTTCCTAGTGCTAGCATTAAAtggaaaaaattgaaatttcttCTGTCTCATTGTCTCTACTGCTATTACAATTCTCTATTGTGATTAGTTTGTTGATTCTGATCTGCGTTTAGACAGAGCTTACATTAAATGTTTCCTTGTATATAATGGCAGGTATATACCATCTGCAAAGGAATGTCCTCTGCAATTGGAGCTTCCAAATGGAGATCTCTCTAAGACTAATGGCTTTATATCTCCTGTTATTCATCTCACCTTCAAAATTTCCTTACTTTATCATTTTGTAATATTACATGTCTTATAAAATTCCAAATTTGTGATTGTTATGAAGAGCCTATTTTGGAATATTGCAGATGTGGGGTggtgttgttgtatggaatcccGAAAGTTGTGTAAAGGATTTGGAGAGTAAAGATCCAGACAGACGTGTGATTTCACCCCAGGTTTTCCTTTTAGTTTGTTAACACTCATTAATCAAAATCTTAAATTATATACATCGAAAGTAACCcaatttttggaaaattttattCTGTTTATTTTCAACCCAGTGTAATAAGTTCTCATTAACAAATAATTGATATATCTGAGCCATTACAATTCAGCAATTATTTTAAagcacttttatttatgttctGGTTTAGATAGAGAATATTATGCTATTTGTTTATGCTGGTATACATAGATATCATAAGTTCAGTTTCTAAACATGGAAACATGCATATTATGAACAGAATCTCCAGAAGCTTTTTGAAGTTCTAATGGGGCAGTTGCGGCAACTCCTTGGTCTCAAGTCTGATAACCTATATGTTGGTCAATCAGGGGCATACATCCTCCTAGGGAGTGAAAGAGGTTTTACAGAATGGTAAGAGTAATAATCCTTTTTGTATTCTTTAGAAAACATTAATTACATGTTTTGAATAGGAATTTTCTTTGAcctgttaaaattattttggaagCTTGATAGTGCTATGTGTCCTAAATTGCATGTCACAAGCTCCTAAATGGACATATATATTAAAAGGGGGAATctcattcaattaaaaaaatttataattcattatGTATCCTTTAGGTTCTGCTCTAATAATACAATTCTTCGAGGCATAACAAATTCATTTCCTTTGTTTTATGGGAAATATTTCCGAGTTATATTGTCTGTATTCTCTGGTGTATCTTCTtggaaatattttaaaatttgtttctttcttttaatgGAAAAAGCATTTTCTGAAATGTAATTTCCTACACCTGATATAAGCCATATAACAGTCAAAGGAAAGTGTTCTCTCTGGGTGTGGAAAATACGATTTCTCCTTTTCTTAACAAGCTGgtgtttaaaaatttagaaaatgcGTTGCTTCctaatttctataaaaatctTTCATCTGAAAACAACTTTAGGAAATATGCTTACATGAAATCCTTTTTCTGGAGGCAAATTTGTACCTATATCATTTGCCAATATAAACTTGTTGTCAAGTAATTATCAATAAAACAAGGATAGTTTTCTCCTTTGATTTGTTCCATAAAATAGCTGCAGTAAATTTACCTCTCAATTTCAACTTTCAAGGAAAACAACAGTGGATGGTGGGTGGTGAAAATCGACATGAGAAGAACTTAAATATACTCTAGAGATGAGAATGTTGCTATGCGTTAGTGGAACACTAAATGTAATAGCTTTTGGAATGAATGATATGGGAGAAAGTTGGAGAAACCTCTATTGGAAGGAAGAATATTGCCATAGATAGCTTGGTCATACGATGTAAAAAAGACATAGAATCCTCACTAAATGGAATACATCCGATAGAGAATAGCAGGTAGGTTTAGAGGGAGAGCAACAAGAACTATATATATGATCATATGAAACCAGGAAAACTAAACTTGTTTGGGTTTAAAGATTATTTTCTGTattccttttctatttttttttagttaaaactCCATATTATTTTCAACATATCAAAAAATTCTAGTAGTGTCTTTATATTTATGTGGCTTTTGATCGGAAGCAATGTCATCATTTGATCAGTGTTCATCTGCACCTTAAAGAAAAAACACTTGGCTGTTATTGGTGGTGAGGTTTAGGAGTATGAAGCGATCCTCATCGAtgtttttgttatttgtttttgttttcctgCATTTTAATACAGCTATACTCATTCTATACTGTTGTCAGTCTGTGATAATACATAGTTTCTATTCATTCTGATTTACTGGTACTGCCGTACCTCTCTAACACTTTTAATATGTTCCCATTGAAGTTAACTAAATGCATTTTCATCCTTGTTTCTTATCTCACTGAAATTGACTCTTATCTTCTTTGGATGATATAAGTAgaatttgtatatttatttatatattcattTATATCAAAGGcatttattactattattattagtatttcttttgtttaaaaaaaaaatattccttAATAATTAAACTGCAGTGAATATAATTTTTGTCAGTGGATTTTATGTAGGGAGTTGGATGTTTTGTCAGGGAAGCATGTATGCTTTAATTTACATTCATGTGCGACGACACTTGGATCTCTTTCCAGATTGGTATATTTATCAGTTATCAGCTGAGtgtctttaaattttaaaatggcTATTCTTTGCTAAAtgcttttcaatctgaaattcCATTTCTACGCAGGTTCAATCATTGCCAAGAATGATTATCATTGATGAAATTGGAAAACAGGTGATTGTAAATGTTTCTTGGTTGTTGTAGATTGGATTATGTGTTTTTAACATGGACTATGATGTCAACCACATTCCATTGGTTGAAATGTCCTGTGTTTAGTGCATATAGCATAATTCATTTTTCCCCATTTCACATCTAAATATCTTATGTTTATAATattgaatttcagatttttgctGGAAACTCTGtctaatattttcttttgtatatattctCTGTAcgttaacttttaatttttaaaatatggatATTAAATTCTTTACCTCCTGAATGTTATGTGTTGATGAGCAGGTGAAGTTTTCTCTGGAAGCTGCAAAGTTTGCTCAAAGTTATGCATCTACTGGAATTTATAATGCATCTGCTGGTATCTTTCCTTTAAgcttatttcaatttttaaaaggtTATTAGTGGCGTTGATGAAGATATTTAGGCTGCTGTTTGTTACTAAAATATGACCAATCTCTTTTCTTGTCAGTATCATCAAGGCAAGCAAGATCTCTGGTGGAGAATGCCTTTTTCCATCCTTCAATTATGTCTATCAGCTACTATTCGTTTGAGCATTGTTTTGCCATCTATTCGGTTAGTTCTTTTAGCCTGGTATATGTAGATCAATACTTGATGTTTGCATCATTCAATCGTTTGAATGCACTTGTTTCCGGTGGCAGATCTTGGGAAAAAAATTAGGAGGTCCAAATATATAATTAGgtatacaacaacaacaaagccttgtcccactaagtgagGTCGGCTACATAAATCAAATGACGCTATTGTGTTCTGTCATGTAttatgtctacagagagaccgtttacatgtagatctcgtttgaccacctcatggatggtttTCTTAGGTCTTTCTCTGTCTTTCGTCCTTTGTCCATCTTcaatctcatccaccctcctgactggatgttctattaatcttcttctcacatgtccaaaccacttgAGACGTGATTCAActatcttttccacaatgggtgctactccaactctctcccttatatcttcattccttattttatccaatcgcgtatgaccactcatccatct from Arachis duranensis cultivar V14167 chromosome 4, aradu.V14167.gnm2.J7QH, whole genome shotgun sequence encodes:
- the LOC107484757 gene encoding uncharacterized protein LOC107484757, with the translated sequence MEEISNFPLNPEPAEEETPQSQMQESTPDRKSMRTTKPGIKRLILSLTVLFSFIIGFPFLWKSIEIYRAPLPFDRIESFSSQLESDPLHFPCRFQAIFVGFDFSASRGLGPNDVAAAITHKMSQLNPNSLRCGNCGGGDYDVSVVIDSGSSCAQTEGSEARCPLKCGEVVFGGKLSDEDFDEMLKRCLGNVDGGGKGYSVVVFNGDKEEGEVRAVVGKYRHAWVLGHVSEDEAVSRTAEIFARVFMNGGNEGNSIRSEFMPVGADGRIVLSFSLLNAEPQDWIYDWSFHEIDKTLLQPVIQALQPIANITVESQVLYYTPKSSFSYWDDIHGSHIFSTKDLPFFLNSNEWHLDTSVAAGGRSKVLQLVVYIPSAKECPLQLELPNGDLSKTNGFISPMWGGVVVWNPESCVKDLESKDPDRRVISPQNLQKLFEVLMGQLRQLLGLKSDNLYVGQSGAYILLGSERGFTEWELDVLSGKHVCFNLHSCATTLGSLSRLVQSLPRMIIIDEIGKQVKFSLEAAKFAQSYASTGIYNASAVSSRQARSLVENAFFHPSIMSISYYSFEHCFAIYSPFFLPVTMHVILAALREWKRYKQENRKYLAWKAKERIVS